One window of the Scylla paramamosain isolate STU-SP2022 chromosome 22, ASM3559412v1, whole genome shotgun sequence genome contains the following:
- the LOC135111667 gene encoding nondiscriminating glutamyl-tRNA synthetase EARS2, mitochondrial-like isoform X1: MLHRALLRQVTAHCCSSHSRQCIRSFRVSSCCLDDVRVRFAPSPTGYLHLGGLRTALYNFLFAKANNGKFILRIEDTDQSRLVPQASERLEEMLVWAKIPPDESPEVGGPVGPYMQSQRLPLYQEYVKKLLENGTAYKCYCSSRRLNWLRNDAIRRNEVPRYDNRCRHLSQNQIKEQELKGTESCIRFKLGAVKEPVEDLIYGSLANTVAEQEGDPVIMKADGFPTYHFANVVDDHLMGITHVLRGVEWQVSTPKHLQLYRAFGWNPPVIGHLPLILNRDGSKLSKRQGDVHIEHYRAQGYAAEAILNFVTDIGGGFEGRDSRHLLSVEELIEKFDVSRITKNSCRLDMEKLYHYNQLSLHKCLEDPSELKVLLAQLRDLLRKTYSERLWSSTAQERVLSTDYLTQVLEWSKVRITCLQDLLHPDFSYVWVVPDQLPVSGLPAMPCSHVTVLRRVEDLIASSTDSFTKENIARLVKNVGKEYKLKTPAIMKLMRMSVSGLTEGPPVGEMLAVLGKEAALERIRHAVWLIQSNN, translated from the exons ATGCTGCACCGGGCTTTACTGAGACAAGTCACTGCCCACTGCTGCTCTTCTCACAGCAGGCAGTGCATAAGATCCTTCAGAGTGTCATCATGTTGCCTCGATGATGTGCGTGTCAGGTTTGCTCCAAGCCCAACAG GATACCTTCACCTGGGAGGCTTACGGACAGCACTCTACAACTTTCTGTTTGCTAAAGCTAACAATGGAAAGTTTATTTTGCGTATTGAAGACACAGACCAGAGTCGTCTGGTCCCTCAGGCCAGTGAGAGACTTGAAGAAATGTTGGTTTGGGCAAAAATACCACCTGATGAATCTCCTGAAGTAGGTGGACCTGTGGGACCGTACATGCAGTCCCAGCGCCTTCCTCTCTATCAGGAGTATGTTAAGAAACTCCTGGAAAATGGCACTGCATACAAGTGTTATTGTTCCAGCAGGAGGCTGAACTGGCTGCGTAATGATGCCataagaagaaatgaagttCCCAGATATGACAACAGATGTCGCCACCTCTCTCAGAACCAAATTAAGGAACAGGAATTGAAAGGCACTGAGTCATGCATAAGATTCAAG CTTGGTGCAGTGAAGGAGCCAGTTGAAGACCTCATCTACGGGTCTCTGGCAAACACTGTGGCGGAGCAGGAGGGGGACCCAGTCATCATGAAGGCTGACGGCTTCCCCACCTACCACTTTGCCAATGTAGTGGATGACCACCTCATGGGCATTACCCATGTCCTCAGGGGAGTGGAGTGGCAGGTGTCCACACCCAAACACCTCCAACTATACAG AGCATTTGGCTGGAACCCTCCTGTTATTGGTCACCTCCCCCTCATCCTGAATCGGGATGGCAGCAAGCTGTCCAAGAGACAAGGAGACGTCCACATTGAGCATTACCGTGCCCAGGGATATGCTGCTGAGGCCATCCTTAATTTTGTGACAGACATTGGCGGAGGCTTTGAGGGCAGGGACAGCAGGCATCTCCTCTCAGTGGAAGAATTAATAGAAAAG TTTGATGTTTCCCGCATCACCAAAAATTCTTGCCGTCTGGACATGGAGAAGTTGTATCATTATAATCAGCTGAGTCTTCACAAGTGCCTAGAAGATCCCTCAGAACTGAAGGTGCTGCTTGCCCAACTCAGAGACCTTCTCAGGAAGACTTACAGTGAGAG gctatGGAGCAGCACTGCCCAAGAGAGGGTGTTGAGCACAGACTACCTCACACAGGTGCTGGAGTGGAGCAAGGTCAGGATCACTTGCCTCCAGGACTTGCTGCATCCAGACTTCTCCTATGTATGGGTGGTTCCTGACCAGCTGCCAGTCAGTGGTCTCCCTGCAATGCCTTGTTCTCATG TGACGGTGCTGAGGAGAGTGGAGGATCTCATTGCCTCCAGCACAGATTCCTTCACAAAAGAGAACATTGCCAGGCTGGTgaaaaatgttggaaaagaaTACAAGTTGAAAACCCCAGCCATCATGAAGTTAATGAGGATGTCAGTCAGTGGCCTTACG GAGGGGCCGCCCGTCGGGGAGATGCTGGCCGTACTAGGCAAAGAGGCCGCCTTGGAGCGCATCCGGCACGCTGTGTGGCTTATACAGAGCAATAATTAG
- the LOC135111667 gene encoding nondiscriminating glutamyl-tRNA synthetase EARS2, mitochondrial-like isoform X2, whose protein sequence is MLHRALLRQVTAHCCSSHSRQCIRSFRVSSCCLDDVRVRFAPSPTGYLHLGGLRTALYNFLFAKANNGKFILRIEDTDQSRLVPQASERLEEMLVWAKIPPDESPEVGGPVGPYMQSQRLPLYQEYVKKLLENGTAYKCYCSSRRLNWLRNDAIRRNEVPRYDNRCRHLSQNQIKEQELKGTESCIRFKLGAVKEPVEDLIYGSLANTVAEQEGDPVIMKADGFPTYHFANVVDDHLMGITHVLRGVEWQVSTPKHLQLYRAFGWNPPVIGHLPLILNRDGSKLSKRQGDVHIEHYRAQGYAAEAILNFVTDIGGGFEGRDSRHLLSVEELIEKFDVSRITKNSCRLDMEKLYHYNQLSLHKCLEDPSELKVLLAQLRDLLRKTYSERCWSGARSGSLASRTCCIQTSPMYGWFLTSCQSVVSLQCLVLM, encoded by the exons ATGCTGCACCGGGCTTTACTGAGACAAGTCACTGCCCACTGCTGCTCTTCTCACAGCAGGCAGTGCATAAGATCCTTCAGAGTGTCATCATGTTGCCTCGATGATGTGCGTGTCAGGTTTGCTCCAAGCCCAACAG GATACCTTCACCTGGGAGGCTTACGGACAGCACTCTACAACTTTCTGTTTGCTAAAGCTAACAATGGAAAGTTTATTTTGCGTATTGAAGACACAGACCAGAGTCGTCTGGTCCCTCAGGCCAGTGAGAGACTTGAAGAAATGTTGGTTTGGGCAAAAATACCACCTGATGAATCTCCTGAAGTAGGTGGACCTGTGGGACCGTACATGCAGTCCCAGCGCCTTCCTCTCTATCAGGAGTATGTTAAGAAACTCCTGGAAAATGGCACTGCATACAAGTGTTATTGTTCCAGCAGGAGGCTGAACTGGCTGCGTAATGATGCCataagaagaaatgaagttCCCAGATATGACAACAGATGTCGCCACCTCTCTCAGAACCAAATTAAGGAACAGGAATTGAAAGGCACTGAGTCATGCATAAGATTCAAG CTTGGTGCAGTGAAGGAGCCAGTTGAAGACCTCATCTACGGGTCTCTGGCAAACACTGTGGCGGAGCAGGAGGGGGACCCAGTCATCATGAAGGCTGACGGCTTCCCCACCTACCACTTTGCCAATGTAGTGGATGACCACCTCATGGGCATTACCCATGTCCTCAGGGGAGTGGAGTGGCAGGTGTCCACACCCAAACACCTCCAACTATACAG AGCATTTGGCTGGAACCCTCCTGTTATTGGTCACCTCCCCCTCATCCTGAATCGGGATGGCAGCAAGCTGTCCAAGAGACAAGGAGACGTCCACATTGAGCATTACCGTGCCCAGGGATATGCTGCTGAGGCCATCCTTAATTTTGTGACAGACATTGGCGGAGGCTTTGAGGGCAGGGACAGCAGGCATCTCCTCTCAGTGGAAGAATTAATAGAAAAG TTTGATGTTTCCCGCATCACCAAAAATTCTTGCCGTCTGGACATGGAGAAGTTGTATCATTATAATCAGCTGAGTCTTCACAAGTGCCTAGAAGATCCCTCAGAACTGAAGGTGCTGCTTGCCCAACTCAGAGACCTTCTCAGGAAGACTTACAGTGAGAG GTGCTGGAGTGGAGCAAGGTCAGGATCACTTGCCTCCAGGACTTGCTGCATCCAGACTTCTCCTATGTATGGGTGGTTCCTGACCAGCTGCCAGTCAGTGGTCTCCCTGCAATGCCTTGTTCTCATG TGA
- the LOC135111670 gene encoding tRNA N(3)-methylcytidine methyltransferase METTL2-like isoform X1 — protein MCGSGVQWVNIRPRPLKIKTTECHVNMSEGEEAVPAKRPQFGTRFLSNKKNVFEHNAWDNVVWDETQEAEAKAKVQVNSEVLLTTEEIEKLEQEAAGKWDAFYGIHQNRFFKDRNWLFTEFPELAPHLAHTFPQKQNPGDAASPPASHLQNNVLDSDGEATESEKHRQPSETRDERISPPPPSPPARTSESTDNTERTSLTSVPCESITESPHTCSQENSATNNFPGKDATFRILEVGCGVGNTVFPILKTNNEEGLFVYCCDFSSVAVDIVKESPDYDTKRCHAFVCDLSSEEWETPFPKGSLDIIVCIFVLSALHPDKYPQVISKMAEYLRPGGLILYRDYGRYDMAQLRFKKGRCLTDNFYMRGDGTRCYFITHDEVREMMTQAGLEEVQNLVDRRLQVNRGKQLTMYRVWVQAKYRKPAHTVPDAHP, from the exons ATGTGTGGGAGTGGAGTGCAGTGGGTGAATATTCGTCCCCGTCCACTCAAGATCAAGACTACGGAGTGTCATGTCAACATGAGTGAGGGCGAGGAAGCAGTGCCTGCTAAGAGGCCTCAGTTTGGCACCAGATTTCTCAGTAACAAGAAGAACGTATTCGAGCACAATGCGTG GGATAATGTTGTGTGGGATGAAACTCAAGAGGCAGAGGCTAAAGCAAAAGTACAAGTAAATTCTGAAGTCTTGCTGACGACTGAGGAGATTGAAAAATTGGAGCAAGAGGCAGCTGGCAAGTGGGATGCTTTCTATGGCATCCATCAaaacag ATTCTTCAAAGACCGGAATTGGTTGTTTACTGAGTTTCCTGAGTTGGCACCTCACCTGGCACACACCTTTCCTCAGAAACAGAATCCTGGAGATGCAGCCTCCCCTCCTGCATCTCACCTCCAGAACAATGTGCTGGACAGTGATGGGGAGGCAACAGAAAGTGAGAAACATAGACAGCCATCAGAAaccagagatgaaagaatatccccaccaccaccatcaccaccagcacgaaCCTCAGAATCCACAGACAACACAGAGAGAACCAGTCTTACCAGTGTTCCCTGTGAGAGCATTACTGAATCACCACACACTTGTTCTCAGGAAAATAGTGCAACAAATAATTTTCCTGGCAAAGATGCAACATTTCGTATCCTTGAGGTTGGGTGTGGTGTTGGCAATACTGTGTTCCCCATACTGAAGACAAACAACGAGGAGGGTCTCTTTGTGTACTGCTGTGACTTCTCAAGTGTTGCTGTTGACATTGTGAAGGAGTCTCCTGATTATGATACAaaaag ATGTCATGCCTTTGTGTGTGACTTGTCCAGTGAGGAGTGGGAGACGCCCTTCCCTAAAGGCAGCCTAGACATCATTGTGTGCATATTTGTACTTTCTGCACTCCACCCTGACAA GTACCCACAGGTGATCAGCAAGATGGCAGAGTACCTGCGGCCAGGTGGCTTGATACTGTACCGTGACTATGGCCGCTATGACATGGCTCAGCTACGCTTCAAGAAGGGACGCTGCCTTACTGACAACTTTTATATGCGAGGAGACGGCACAAGATGTTACTTCATCACTCATG ATGAAGTGAGGGAGATGATGACCCAAGCCGGCCTGGAGGAGGTGCAGAACCTGGTGGATCGGCGGCTGCAGGTGAACCGCGGCAAGCAGCTCACCATGTACCGGGTGTGGGTACAGGCCAAGTACCGCAAGCCTGCACACACTGTACCTGATGCTCATCCTTGA
- the LOC135111670 gene encoding tRNA N(3)-methylcytidine methyltransferase Mettl2-like isoform X2 has translation MREALHLSSLLGQVVRRQLRCARLYCDETKDRRRPQGGGRELKDWRMVFSHNNWDNVVWDETQEAEAKAKVQVNSEVLLTTEEIEKLEQEAAGKWDAFYGIHQNRFFKDRNWLFTEFPELAPHLAHTFPQKQNPGDAASPPASHLQNNVLDSDGEATESEKHRQPSETRDERISPPPPSPPARTSESTDNTERTSLTSVPCESITESPHTCSQENSATNNFPGKDATFRILEVGCGVGNTVFPILKTNNEEGLFVYCCDFSSVAVDIVKESPDYDTKRCHAFVCDLSSEEWETPFPKGSLDIIVCIFVLSALHPDKYPQVISKMAEYLRPGGLILYRDYGRYDMAQLRFKKGRCLTDNFYMRGDGTRCYFITHDEVREMMTQAGLEEVQNLVDRRLQVNRGKQLTMYRVWVQAKYRKPAHTVPDAHP, from the exons ATGCGTG AGGCGCTTCACCTCAGCAGCCTGTTGGGTCAGGTAGTGCGCAGGCAGCTGAGGTGTGCTCGCCTGTACTGTGATGAAACCAAAGATCGGAGGAGGCcacagggaggggggagagaactGAAAGACTGGAGGATGGTGTTCTCACATAACAACTG GGATAATGTTGTGTGGGATGAAACTCAAGAGGCAGAGGCTAAAGCAAAAGTACAAGTAAATTCTGAAGTCTTGCTGACGACTGAGGAGATTGAAAAATTGGAGCAAGAGGCAGCTGGCAAGTGGGATGCTTTCTATGGCATCCATCAaaacag ATTCTTCAAAGACCGGAATTGGTTGTTTACTGAGTTTCCTGAGTTGGCACCTCACCTGGCACACACCTTTCCTCAGAAACAGAATCCTGGAGATGCAGCCTCCCCTCCTGCATCTCACCTCCAGAACAATGTGCTGGACAGTGATGGGGAGGCAACAGAAAGTGAGAAACATAGACAGCCATCAGAAaccagagatgaaagaatatccccaccaccaccatcaccaccagcacgaaCCTCAGAATCCACAGACAACACAGAGAGAACCAGTCTTACCAGTGTTCCCTGTGAGAGCATTACTGAATCACCACACACTTGTTCTCAGGAAAATAGTGCAACAAATAATTTTCCTGGCAAAGATGCAACATTTCGTATCCTTGAGGTTGGGTGTGGTGTTGGCAATACTGTGTTCCCCATACTGAAGACAAACAACGAGGAGGGTCTCTTTGTGTACTGCTGTGACTTCTCAAGTGTTGCTGTTGACATTGTGAAGGAGTCTCCTGATTATGATACAaaaag ATGTCATGCCTTTGTGTGTGACTTGTCCAGTGAGGAGTGGGAGACGCCCTTCCCTAAAGGCAGCCTAGACATCATTGTGTGCATATTTGTACTTTCTGCACTCCACCCTGACAA GTACCCACAGGTGATCAGCAAGATGGCAGAGTACCTGCGGCCAGGTGGCTTGATACTGTACCGTGACTATGGCCGCTATGACATGGCTCAGCTACGCTTCAAGAAGGGACGCTGCCTTACTGACAACTTTTATATGCGAGGAGACGGCACAAGATGTTACTTCATCACTCATG ATGAAGTGAGGGAGATGATGACCCAAGCCGGCCTGGAGGAGGTGCAGAACCTGGTGGATCGGCGGCTGCAGGTGAACCGCGGCAAGCAGCTCACCATGTACCGGGTGTGGGTACAGGCCAAGTACCGCAAGCCTGCACACACTGTACCTGATGCTCATCCTTGA
- the LOC135111670 gene encoding tRNA N(3)-methylcytidine methyltransferase METTL2-like isoform X3, whose amino-acid sequence MVFSHNNWDNVVWDETQEAEAKAKVQVNSEVLLTTEEIEKLEQEAAGKWDAFYGIHQNRFFKDRNWLFTEFPELAPHLAHTFPQKQNPGDAASPPASHLQNNVLDSDGEATESEKHRQPSETRDERISPPPPSPPARTSESTDNTERTSLTSVPCESITESPHTCSQENSATNNFPGKDATFRILEVGCGVGNTVFPILKTNNEEGLFVYCCDFSSVAVDIVKESPDYDTKRCHAFVCDLSSEEWETPFPKGSLDIIVCIFVLSALHPDKYPQVISKMAEYLRPGGLILYRDYGRYDMAQLRFKKGRCLTDNFYMRGDGTRCYFITHDEVREMMTQAGLEEVQNLVDRRLQVNRGKQLTMYRVWVQAKYRKPAHTVPDAHP is encoded by the exons ATGGTGTTCTCACATAACAACTG GGATAATGTTGTGTGGGATGAAACTCAAGAGGCAGAGGCTAAAGCAAAAGTACAAGTAAATTCTGAAGTCTTGCTGACGACTGAGGAGATTGAAAAATTGGAGCAAGAGGCAGCTGGCAAGTGGGATGCTTTCTATGGCATCCATCAaaacag ATTCTTCAAAGACCGGAATTGGTTGTTTACTGAGTTTCCTGAGTTGGCACCTCACCTGGCACACACCTTTCCTCAGAAACAGAATCCTGGAGATGCAGCCTCCCCTCCTGCATCTCACCTCCAGAACAATGTGCTGGACAGTGATGGGGAGGCAACAGAAAGTGAGAAACATAGACAGCCATCAGAAaccagagatgaaagaatatccccaccaccaccatcaccaccagcacgaaCCTCAGAATCCACAGACAACACAGAGAGAACCAGTCTTACCAGTGTTCCCTGTGAGAGCATTACTGAATCACCACACACTTGTTCTCAGGAAAATAGTGCAACAAATAATTTTCCTGGCAAAGATGCAACATTTCGTATCCTTGAGGTTGGGTGTGGTGTTGGCAATACTGTGTTCCCCATACTGAAGACAAACAACGAGGAGGGTCTCTTTGTGTACTGCTGTGACTTCTCAAGTGTTGCTGTTGACATTGTGAAGGAGTCTCCTGATTATGATACAaaaag ATGTCATGCCTTTGTGTGTGACTTGTCCAGTGAGGAGTGGGAGACGCCCTTCCCTAAAGGCAGCCTAGACATCATTGTGTGCATATTTGTACTTTCTGCACTCCACCCTGACAA GTACCCACAGGTGATCAGCAAGATGGCAGAGTACCTGCGGCCAGGTGGCTTGATACTGTACCGTGACTATGGCCGCTATGACATGGCTCAGCTACGCTTCAAGAAGGGACGCTGCCTTACTGACAACTTTTATATGCGAGGAGACGGCACAAGATGTTACTTCATCACTCATG ATGAAGTGAGGGAGATGATGACCCAAGCCGGCCTGGAGGAGGTGCAGAACCTGGTGGATCGGCGGCTGCAGGTGAACCGCGGCAAGCAGCTCACCATGTACCGGGTGTGGGTACAGGCCAAGTACCGCAAGCCTGCACACACTGTACCTGATGCTCATCCTTGA